Proteins co-encoded in one Nitratireductor kimnyeongensis genomic window:
- the upp gene encoding uracil phosphoribosyltransferase, whose translation MQGVTVVDHPLVQHKLTIMRDKETSTAGFRRLLREISLLLCYEVTRDLELTTKRIETPLQPIDSPTLEGKKLVFASVLRAGNGLLDGMLDLVPAARVAHVGMYRDHETLEAVEYFFKAPSDIGDRLVIVVDPMLATANSAIAAVDKLKERGATNLRFLCLLAAPEGVENFRKSHPDVPIFTASIDECLNEKGYIVPGLGDAGDRMYGTK comes from the coding sequence ATGCAGGGCGTGACCGTCGTCGACCATCCGCTTGTTCAGCACAAGCTCACCATCATGCGCGACAAGGAGACGTCGACGGCAGGGTTTCGACGCCTTCTGCGCGAAATCTCCTTATTGCTCTGCTACGAGGTCACGCGCGATCTGGAGCTGACCACCAAGCGCATCGAGACACCGCTCCAGCCCATCGATTCGCCAACGCTTGAGGGAAAAAAGCTTGTCTTTGCCTCGGTGCTGCGCGCCGGCAACGGGTTGCTCGACGGCATGCTGGACCTGGTGCCGGCGGCGCGGGTGGCGCATGTGGGAATGTATCGGGATCACGAGACACTGGAAGCGGTGGAGTATTTTTTCAAGGCGCCGAGCGATATCGGCGATCGTCTGGTGATCGTCGTAGACCCCATGCTGGCGACAGCCAACTCCGCCATCGCCGCGGTTGATAAGCTGAAGGAGCGGGGCGCCACCAATCTGCGCTTCCTGTGTCTGCTCGCGGCACCCGAGGGCGTGGAGAATTTTCGGAAATCCCATCCGGATGTACCGATTTTCACCGCCTCGATCGATGAGTGCCTGAACGAGAAGGGTTATATCGTGCCCGGTCTCGGCGATGCCGGTGATCGTATGTACGGCACCAAGTAA
- a CDS encoding retropepsin-like aspartic protease family protein — translation MYSKMIMLGIAIGAAGGIPALYQSNPEFYRGLLHLALTEQAEVTPHQVATARPSSGVAQSRGETSVLLGKKVSITADEVGHYVGRFKLNGREMNAMVDTGATYVAINRETARRIGVNLMASDFRYEVNTANGKVRAAAATIESLQIGRIYVENVDAVVLDERSLDKVLIGMSFLERLSRFQVENRALVLEQ, via the coding sequence ATGTATAGCAAGATGATCATGCTGGGGATTGCGATTGGTGCTGCAGGTGGCATACCGGCGCTCTACCAGAGCAATCCCGAATTCTATCGGGGGCTTCTTCATCTGGCATTGACCGAGCAGGCGGAGGTAACACCCCACCAGGTTGCAACCGCACGTCCGTCGTCCGGCGTTGCCCAGTCGAGGGGTGAAACATCCGTGCTCCTGGGCAAGAAGGTGAGCATCACCGCCGACGAGGTTGGCCATTATGTTGGACGTTTCAAACTGAACGGGCGTGAAATGAACGCCATGGTCGATACTGGCGCGACCTATGTGGCGATCAACCGTGAGACAGCACGCCGTATCGGCGTGAACTTGATGGCTTCCGATTTCAGGTATGAGGTGAATACGGCAAACGGCAAGGTGCGTGCTGCTGCAGCAACAATCGAGAGCCTGCAAATCGGTCGCATCTATGTGGAGAATGTTGACGCTGTGGTGCTCGATGAGCGGTCGCTTGACAAGGTGCTGATCGGAATGAGTTTTCTCGAGCGTCTTTCACGCTTTCAGGTGGAAAACCGGGCTCTTGTGCTCGAGCAGTAA